The DNA sequence AATTTCTCGGCGCAGAAATATGACGAAAAGATCGCCTGGCTGCGCCAGTTGCTGGCCTGGAAGAATGAAGTCACCGACGCCGTGGTGGACCAGGAAGAAGTGCGGCGCGACTGGGTACAAAAGCTCAAGTCGGCCACCCTGGACGAACGCATCTATGTGCTCACGCCCCAGGCGCGCGTAATCGAATTGCCCAGCGGCGCCACGCCCATCGACTTTGCCTATCACCTGCACAGCGATGTCGGTCACCGCTGCCGTGGCGCGCGTGTGGATGGGGTGATGGTGCCGTTGAATACCACGCTCAAGAATGGCCAGACGGTGGAGATCATCACCGCCAAGAGCGGCCCTGGGGTGGGGCCGTCGCGCGACTGGTTGAGCCCTGACTATGCAGCCAGTTCGCGTACCCGCTCCAAGATCCGCGCCTGGTTCAATGCCATCGAGCAGCAGGAAACCCTGTCGGTGGGGCGTGGCTTGCTGGAAAAGACCTTGCAGCGCGAGGGCAAGACCGCCGTCAACCTGGAAGAACTGGCGCAGAAGCTGGGCTTTGCCAAGGTGGATGATCTGTGCCTGTCGCTGGCCAAGGAAGAGTTCAGCCTGCGTCATGTCGAACAGGCCCTGCATGAAGGGCAGGAAAAGAAGCCCGAGATCGATGATGAAGCGCTGATCACCCGCAAGAGCCGGGCCTCCAGCATCGTGCAGGGTGCCAAGTCGGGCGTGCTGGTGGTTGGCACCGATGGCTTGCTGACGCAACTGGCGCGCTGCTGCAAGCCGGCGCCGCCGGATGTGATCGCCGGCTTCGTCACGCGCGGCAAGGGCGTTTCCATCCATCGCGTGAACTGCAAGAACTTCGCCGAGATGAGCTCGCACGCGCCCGAACGGGTGATTCAGACCACCTGGGGCGCACCGGCGCGCGATACCGTCTATCCGGTCGATATCTTCGTGCTGGCCAGCGATCGCCAGGGTTTGCTGCGCGATATCTCCGATATCTTCCTGCGCGACAAGATCAATGTGATCGGGGTGAGTACGCAAAGCGTGAAGGGTCATGCGCGCATGGCTTTCACCGCTGAGATCGGTTCGACCGAGCAGTTGCAGAAGGCCTTGACGGTGATCCGCGAAGTGAAGGGGGTGATCGAGGCCAAGCGGCAATAAGTGGCAATGCGTAGCAATAAGCGGGAGGGTAGGGGGCTGGTTTCTTGGTGAAATGCGGTAAATATTTTTACTTTTTCATCATTTTCATCATTTACCCCTTGGCAAATTTTGAAAAGCCTCCTATACTCTCGCTTCTTCGTTAGGCGCGTAGCTCAGCTGGTTAGAGCACTACCTTGACATGGTAGGGGTCGTTGGTTCGAGTCCAATCGTGCCTACCAATTCTTCCGGTTCCCGTGCGGGATGGTCGAGTTGGAGCGAAGTGATGAAAAGGAGGCGCGTTCTCGGCTTCCTTTTTTGTTTTAAGGTATCTGCATTCTTCAATAGGCGCGTAGCTCAGCTGGTTAGAGCACTACCTTGACATGGTAGGGGTCGTTGGTTCGAGTCCAATCGTGCCTACCAATTCTTCTGTTCCCTGGGTGGATAGGCGGGTTGGGTGAAGAAAGTGAAGAAAAATTCAAAAGGAAGCGCATTGGCGGCTTCCTTTTTTGTTTTTTGGCGCGATTCTTCCTTCCTCCTCTTTCCCTGTTGACGACCCCTGCGGCAGCCTTGCTGCGGCGGCTACTCCTTTGTTTTCGGTCAATGTTGGTCAGGAAAATAGAGTTTTAAGACAGCGCATGGGGCAAATGTTTCGCGAGGGCATCTCAAAATGCTTTACACTTGCGACGAATTTTTTGCGGGTACGCCCGTCCAACTTCCATTTCACGGTTGAGCGATTTTTCCTATGGCGGCAGATGATCAGTATTTCCTCGTGGTTGACGACTTTTCGACGATGCGTCGTATTGTCAGCGGCCTGCTCAAGGAACTCGAATACACCAAGATGGTGGAGGCCGATGACGGTTCTACGGCCATGAAGATCCTGGAGGCTGGTGCCGTGCCGATCTCCTTTGTGTTGACCGACTGGAATATGCCGGTCATGGATGGTCTGGCCCTGTTGAAGAAGATTCGCTCCACGCCCTCGCTGGCGCATCTGCCGGTGCTGATGATCACGGCCGAGGCCAAGAAGGAAAACATCGTCGTGGCCGCGCAAGCGGGCGCCGATGGTTATATCGTCAAGCCCTTCAATGCGGTCACCTTGAAAGAGAAGATCGAGAAGATCCTGGCGCGCCGCGCGAACATGGCCAAGGTGTGATGTTCAGGATTTGGTGGGACTTGTCGAACGGCATCTGCGGATGCCGTTCTCGTTTCTGCGCGCTTTGTGCGCGGAAGGGGAGGGGTCAGGGCAGGCCGAAGTAGCGCATCACATCGCCGCGCGTCCATGATTTGATTTCCAGGCCATTGAGCAGGACGCGGTACTCTTCGTGGCGTTGGCCGTCTTCCTGTTCCATGGTTCGGCTCTGTAGCGTGTATTCCCGGTTGTTGATGATGGTGTGATGCTCGGTGCAGCTTGTGTCGTTCGGCATGATGGCCTCCTCTGTTTTAGATGCTAGCACGCGCCAATTCGGCTGGTGCGCCAAGCTACAGGTAAAGACAGTTTTTTACCTGTTCCACTGATGAGAATTGCTGACTATCGTTGTGTGCTGGCAGCGGCTGCTGCCAGCCTGACAAGGCTTTGCAGTGCGTGTGGGTCGGGTGCCGGCGATTGCGCAAAGTTTGCTATAATGTCGGGCTACGGCGCGCATGTTTGGTCTGTTTTCATCAGGGCGGCGTTGCGCGAGCCACATCTATTCAATCCGTCCATCTGTAAGAGCGAGAAAGGCAAACCGGTTATGACACCGCGAACTACCACCGAGGTTTTCACGCGACGCTAGTCGGGTTCTTTTTCGTCCTTTGAAAAAGCGCGGCTGGTCCGCGTTTTTTTTTCGTCCTTCTTTTTTGATATACCCTCAACAGGCAAGGCAGCAAGGCTGCCGACATGGAGTGCAAAATGGTTTCAGTTCGTCTTCCCGATGGTTCGCAGCGCCAGTTCGATAACCCGGTCACGGTGGCGCAGGTCGCCGCCAACATCGGCACCGGCTTGGCCAAGGCGGCCCTGGCGGGTCGCGTCGATGGCAAGCTGGTCGATACTTCCTATCTGATCGACAAGGATGCGGACCTGGCCATCATTACCGACAAGGACGCCGATGGTCTGGAAGTGATCCGTCACTCCACCGCCCACTTGCTGGCTTATGCGGTCAAGGAGCTGTTCCCGGATGCTCAGGTCACCATCGGTCCGGTCATCGACAATGGCTTCTACTACGACTTTTCGTACAAGCGCCCCTTCACCCCGGAAGACCTGCAAGCCATCGAAAAGAAGATGGCCGAGCTGGCCAAGAAGGATGAGCCGGTCACCCGCAAGGTGCTGCCGCGCGACGAGGCCGTGGCTTACTTCAAGTCCATCGGCGAAGACTACAAGGCCGAGATCATTGCCTCCATTCCGCAGAACGAGGACGTCTCGCTCTACACCGAAGGCAGCTTCACCGACCTGTGCCGCGGCCCGCACGTGCCGTCCACCGGCAAGCTGAAGGTCTTCAAGCTGATGAAGCTGGCCGGCGCTTACTGGCGCGGCGACTCCAACAACGAGATGCTGCAGCGTGTCTACGGCACCGCCTGGGCCAAGAAGGAAGACCAGGAGGCTTACCTGCATATGCTGGAAGAGGCAGAAAAGCGCGACCACCGCAAGCTGGGCCGCGCGCTGGACCTGTTCCATTTCCAGGACGAGGCGCCGGGTCTGATCTTCTGGCATCCCAAGGGTTGGACCATCTGGCAACAGGTGGAGCAATACATGCGCCGTGTCTACCAGGATAATGGCTACCAGGAAGTGAAGGCGCCGCAGATTCTGGATCGTTCCCTGTGGGAAAAGACCGGTCACTGGGAAAACTATCGTGAAAACATGTTCACCACCGAGTCGGAAAATCGCGCCTATGCCTTGAAGCCGATGAACTGCCCGGGCCACATCCAGATCTTCAATTCCGGCCTGCACAGCTACCGCGACCTGCCGCTGCGCTACGGCGAATTCGGTCAGTGCCACCGCAACGAACCGTCGGGCGCGCTGCACGGCATGATGCGGGTGCGCGGCTTTACTCAGGATGATGGTCACATCTTCTGTACCGAAGACCAGATCCAGGAGGAAGTGGCGGCCTTCAACCGCGTGGTGCGTGAGGTCTATGACTGCTTCGGCTTCAAGGAAGTGGCGGTGAAGTTGGCTCTGCGTCCAGAAAAGCGCATCGGCGCCGAGGAAGTCTGGGACAAGGCCGAGAATGCCCTGCGTGAAGCCATCCGCGCCTCCGGTTCGGAGTGGGAAGAGTTGCCGGGTGAGGGCGCCTTCTATGGCCCCAAGATCGAATATCACCTCAAGGATTCCATCGGCCGCTCCTGGCAGTGCGGCACCATGCAGGTGGACTTCTCGATGCCGGCGCGCCTGGGGGCGGAGTATGTCACTGAAGACAACAACCGCAAGGTGCCCGTGATGTTGCACCGGGCTATCGTCGGTTCGCTGGAGCGCTTCATCGCCATCCTGATCGAAAACCACGCCGGTGCGATGCCCTTGTGGCTGGCGCCAACGCAAGTTGTCATCCTGAATATTTCCGATGCGCAGGCCGATTATGTGCAGAACGTTGCACAAACGCTGAAAAAACAAGGGTTTAGGGTCGAGACTGATTTGCGCAACGAGAAGATTACCTATAAAATACGGCAGCATTCCATTCAGAAGCCGCCCTATATCTTGGTTGTCGGCGATAAAGAACGGGATGCCAACACTGTGGCCGTGCGTGCGCGGGGCAATGTCGATTTGGGCGTCATGTCCATCGACACCTTGGTGGAACGCCTCAAGGATGAGGTGGCTGCCAAAGCCTGAGACGGGGAAGCCTAGGGCTTCCTCCCAGCGCAAGAGCACGGCTTAATTTATTGGATTTTAAAAGGAAACTGCAATAGCTACTGACAAGTCGCATCGCCTCAACCGCGAGATCACTGCGCCGGAAGTGCGCCTTTCGGGTGTCGACAACGAGCCTTTAGGTATCGTCAGCCTGGCTGAAGCCCTTCGTCTTTCCGAAGAGGCTGAAGTGGATCTGGTCGAAATTGCGCCTACCGCGCAACCTCCGGTCTGCCGCCTGATGGACTACGGCAAGTTCAAGTACCAGGAGCAGAAGAAGGCGCACGA is a window from the Herbaspirillum rubrisubalbicans genome containing:
- the thrS gene encoding threonine--tRNA ligase, whose translation is MVSVRLPDGSQRQFDNPVTVAQVAANIGTGLAKAALAGRVDGKLVDTSYLIDKDADLAIITDKDADGLEVIRHSTAHLLAYAVKELFPDAQVTIGPVIDNGFYYDFSYKRPFTPEDLQAIEKKMAELAKKDEPVTRKVLPRDEAVAYFKSIGEDYKAEIIASIPQNEDVSLYTEGSFTDLCRGPHVPSTGKLKVFKLMKLAGAYWRGDSNNEMLQRVYGTAWAKKEDQEAYLHMLEEAEKRDHRKLGRALDLFHFQDEAPGLIFWHPKGWTIWQQVEQYMRRVYQDNGYQEVKAPQILDRSLWEKTGHWENYRENMFTTESENRAYALKPMNCPGHIQIFNSGLHSYRDLPLRYGEFGQCHRNEPSGALHGMMRVRGFTQDDGHIFCTEDQIQEEVAAFNRVVREVYDCFGFKEVAVKLALRPEKRIGAEEVWDKAENALREAIRASGSEWEELPGEGAFYGPKIEYHLKDSIGRSWQCGTMQVDFSMPARLGAEYVTEDNNRKVPVMLHRAIVGSLERFIAILIENHAGAMPLWLAPTQVVILNISDAQADYVQNVAQTLKKQGFRVETDLRNEKITYKIRQHSIQKPPYILVVGDKERDANTVAVRARGNVDLGVMSIDTLVERLKDEVAAKA
- a CDS encoding response regulator, which codes for MAADDQYFLVVDDFSTMRRIVSGLLKELEYTKMVEADDGSTAMKILEAGAVPISFVLTDWNMPVMDGLALLKKIRSTPSLAHLPVLMITAEAKKENIVVAAQAGADGYIVKPFNAVTLKEKIEKILARRANMAKV
- a CDS encoding RelA/SpoT family protein — encoded protein: MVSVASTQGEGLAAITAGLGPDDAARVEQALAELEPLYADRQILSGQNALQFAVSVATVLTALNVDADTRIAGLAFEVQMLYPELDEKLEERFGKEIADLVGNVRQLMRFHSLSFQPQNQEVLRGKNAAQQAAAQVETLRKMLLAMATDMRAVLVRLASRVATLRYFAETKQENEASAQYARQTFELYAPLANRLGIWQLKWELEDLSFRFLEPVTYKRIAKMLEEKRLEREAFVANAIARLRAEMAAQEIRAEVSGRPKHIYSIWNKMRGKSIDFSELYDVRAFRVIVDDVKTCYAVLGIVHNIWTPIPEEFDDYISRPKQNGYQSLHTVVMAEDGRALEVQIRTHEMHHFAEYGVAAHWRYKESGGSNFSAQKYDEKIAWLRQLLAWKNEVTDAVVDQEEVRRDWVQKLKSATLDERIYVLTPQARVIELPSGATPIDFAYHLHSDVGHRCRGARVDGVMVPLNTTLKNGQTVEIITAKSGPGVGPSRDWLSPDYAASSRTRSKIRAWFNAIEQQETLSVGRGLLEKTLQREGKTAVNLEELAQKLGFAKVDDLCLSLAKEEFSLRHVEQALHEGQEKKPEIDDEALITRKSRASSIVQGAKSGVLVVGTDGLLTQLARCCKPAPPDVIAGFVTRGKGVSIHRVNCKNFAEMSSHAPERVIQTTWGAPARDTVYPVDIFVLASDRQGLLRDISDIFLRDKINVIGVSTQSVKGHARMAFTAEIGSTEQLQKALTVIREVKGVIEAKRQ